The following proteins are co-located in the Bradyrhizobium sp. AZCC 2176 genome:
- a CDS encoding GNAT family N-acetyltransferase, with product MSLTIRRARPGEAGLVLSFVRELAEYEKLLHEMEATEADIDAALFGANPRLFCEIAEWDGSPAGFAVWFVNFSTFSGRSGIYLEDLFVRPALRGKGIGKALLVHLARECVANGWSRLQWSVLDWNTPSIEFYKSLGAELMDEWTICRVGGPALTTLAQGTQ from the coding sequence ATGTCCCTTACGATCCGCCGCGCGCGGCCGGGCGAAGCTGGACTTGTCCTGTCCTTCGTGCGCGAGCTCGCCGAATACGAAAAGCTGCTGCACGAAATGGAGGCGACGGAGGCCGATATCGACGCAGCTCTGTTCGGCGCCAATCCACGATTGTTCTGCGAGATTGCCGAATGGGACGGAAGCCCTGCCGGCTTCGCGGTTTGGTTCGTCAACTTCTCGACCTTCAGCGGCCGCTCCGGGATCTATCTGGAAGATCTGTTCGTTCGACCTGCGTTGCGCGGCAAGGGCATCGGCAAGGCGCTCCTGGTGCATCTCGCCAGGGAATGCGTGGCAAACGGCTGGTCGCGTTTGCAATGGTCGGTGCTCGACTGGAACACGCCGTCGATCGAGTTCTACAAATCGCTCGGCGCGGAACTGATGGACGAGTGGACGATTTGCCGGGTCGGCGGTCCGGCGCTGACGACGCTTGCGCAAGGGACGCAATAA
- a CDS encoding dihydrofolate reductase, whose product MEIVLIVAVAENAVIGAGGAIPWRLKSDMARFKALTIGKPVVMGRRTFASIGRPLPGRTNIVVTRDLSFRADGVVVTHSFTDAKAIATGDALRRFATEIAVIGGAEIYAQWMEGADRLEITEVHARPDGDTRFPPVDPTAWEEVARVRNPAGPRDSADFSYVTFRRRRQR is encoded by the coding sequence ATGGAAATCGTTCTCATCGTTGCGGTCGCGGAGAACGCCGTCATCGGGGCAGGTGGCGCCATTCCGTGGCGGCTGAAATCCGACATGGCGCGCTTCAAGGCGCTGACCATTGGAAAGCCCGTGGTGATGGGGCGCAGAACCTTCGCCTCGATCGGCCGGCCGCTTCCCGGACGGACCAACATCGTCGTCACCCGCGACCTGAGCTTTCGCGCCGATGGCGTGGTGGTCACCCATTCTTTCACCGATGCGAAGGCGATCGCCACCGGTGATGCGCTGCGGCGTTTCGCCACTGAGATCGCCGTGATCGGCGGCGCGGAAATCTATGCCCAATGGATGGAGGGCGCCGATCGCCTCGAGATTACCGAGGTGCACGCCCGGCCCGACGGCGACACGCGTTTCCCACCCGTCGATCCAACCGCCTGGGAAGAGGTGGCGCGCGTGCGGAATCCGGCCGGTCCCCGCGACAGCGCCGACTTCTCCTATGTGACATTTCGTCGGCGCAGGCAGCGTTAA
- the hflK gene encoding FtsH protease activity modulator HflK translates to MPWKNQGGGPWGQGPKGPWGGGPQSVGPRPPDLEDLLRRGQDKLQQLLPGGHFSGMGIALVLVGALAIWGLSGFFRVQSEELGAVLRFGKHVRTVDPGLNYHLPYPIETVQLAKALRVSTISVGMTLIDDPARRGRTMRDVPEESLMLTGDENIVDVDFTVLWRIKPNGVGDFLFNIQNPEGTVKAVAESAMREVIGRSQIQPILTGARNLTEQAVHELMQKTLDNYGSGVQITQVQMQKVDPPAQVIDAFRDVQAARADFERLQNEAQTYANRVVPDARGRAAQILQVAEGYKEQAVAEAKGQSSRFQKVYDEYKKAPDVTRQRIYLETMERILGGSEKLVYDGGNSAQSIVPYLPLSELTPRRPPPTAGQQQSGGAR, encoded by the coding sequence ATGCCGTGGAAGAATCAAGGCGGAGGCCCATGGGGCCAGGGCCCCAAGGGACCATGGGGCGGCGGTCCGCAATCGGTCGGGCCAAGGCCACCTGACCTGGAGGACCTTCTGCGACGCGGCCAGGACAAGCTGCAGCAGCTTCTGCCGGGCGGCCATTTCAGCGGCATGGGCATCGCGCTGGTGCTGGTCGGCGCGCTGGCGATCTGGGGATTGTCCGGATTCTTCCGCGTGCAGTCGGAAGAGCTCGGCGCCGTGCTGCGCTTCGGCAAGCACGTGCGCACGGTGGATCCCGGCCTGAACTATCATCTGCCCTATCCGATCGAAACCGTGCAGCTCGCGAAGGCGCTGCGCGTGTCCACGATCTCGGTCGGCATGACGCTGATCGACGATCCGGCGCGGCGCGGCCGCACCATGCGCGACGTGCCGGAAGAAAGCCTGATGCTGACCGGCGACGAAAACATAGTCGACGTCGACTTCACGGTGCTGTGGCGGATCAAGCCGAACGGCGTCGGCGATTTCCTCTTCAACATCCAGAATCCCGAAGGCACGGTGAAGGCGGTGGCCGAAAGCGCGATGCGCGAGGTAATCGGGCGTTCGCAGATCCAGCCAATTCTTACCGGCGCCCGCAACCTGACCGAGCAGGCCGTGCATGAGCTGATGCAGAAGACGCTGGATAATTACGGCTCAGGCGTCCAGATCACGCAGGTGCAGATGCAGAAGGTCGATCCGCCGGCGCAGGTGATCGACGCGTTCCGCGACGTGCAGGCCGCGCGCGCCGACTTCGAACGGCTGCAGAACGAGGCGCAGACCTATGCCAACCGCGTCGTGCCCGACGCGCGTGGTCGCGCCGCGCAGATCCTGCAGGTCGCCGAAGGTTACAAGGAACAGGCGGTCGCCGAGGCCAAGGGCCAGAGCTCGCGCTTCCAGAAGGTCTACGATGAATACAAGAAGGCGCCCGACGTGACGCGGCAGCGAATTTACCTGGAGACGATGGAGCGGATTCTCGGCGGGTCCGAAAAGCTGGTCTATGACGGCGGCAACTCGGCACAGAGCATCGTGCCGTATCTGCCGCTCAGTGAGTTGACGCCGCGGCGCCCGCCGCCGACGGCAGGTCAGCAGCAGAGCGGAGGCGCGCGATGA